The window GGTACTGAAACGTATTGATCCCAACTCCTTTGACTTTCCCAACAGGATCGCTCTTCCACCTGTGGTGATCTGTCGCGGCTGCCCAGCTTTTCAGTGTTTCAAGATCAGACTGAAAACCATTCTCATCTCGCATCCCATCAAGAACTTCTGCAACTCCAGTTGCGACATTCCATGCACGCCTGTTATTGAGTATCCTCAGAAGATCGGGATCATCGGGCGTGTATTTTGCAAGTTCAGCAAAAGATGTAATCTTTCCGGATGCTATGAAGCGTTCGTTGAATCGCTTAACCCTTGGAACAACGATATTGAAGTAGGAAAGCCCGATTGAGTCGAGGGCTGCATCCACAACCATGAGTACTGGTTCACCGCCCCATCTTGAAGCATTGAGGCAACGTCTCTCACCCTCTCTTGCAGCATCAAGGACATTCTCAAACTGCTCTTCAAAGATCGTCCGCATGTAAACCTTCAGGACATATATACATTCATTGATTAAAACGGATACCTTTAATAACTCAAAGATTCGATAAAATGTAATTGATTGTGTTCGAATGTATGAGGGATAGGAATGAACGAGGTTATATTGATAACAGGGAGAACAATTGCACAGGGATCGAATCTTGAGAACAAGATGTCTGATGCATATATTGATGCTGCAGCACGGTGTGAGATGAATGAGAATCTTTTGACCAGGATCGGTGCTTCAGTGGGTGATGCGGTAAAAGTTTCAACCAGGTTTGGTGAGGTCGTGGTCAATGCAGAGAAGGATGATGGCTTGCCCGATGGGCATATATTCATTCCGATGGGGCCCTGGGCAAATGCGATCGTTGATCCAGATACGGGTGGCGTCGGTACACCCGCATTCAAGGGCGTTCCTGCAAATATTGAAAAGACAGATGAGGCGGTCTTGAGTGTCAAAGATCTGATTGCAAGATACAGGGAGGGTTAAAGATGGCAGCAGAAACTGTTTCAAATGTGGTATGTCCGCTCTGCGGGTGCCTGTGTGATGATATCGAGGTCATTGTGGAGAATGGAAAGATCTCGAACGTCAAGAAAGCGTGCCCACTGGGTAAGAACAAGATAATGGGACATGATAGGATAAAAGCTCCGATGATCCGTGAGAATGGTGAGTTTAAAGAGGTGAGTTATGATGATGCAATCGAAAAAAGCGCTCAAATCCTTGCTCAAGCAAAGCGACCCCTTCTCTATGGCTGGGCATCTTTGATCTGTGAAGCTCAGCGAAAAGGTGTTGAACTTGCAGAAGAGATCGGTGCTCTCATCGATACAACCGCATCTGTATGTCATGGGTCAACCGTTGTCGGTGTCCAGGGAAGAGGAGCTCCTGGATGCACGCTTGGAGAGGTCAAGAACCGCGCAGATCTTGTTATCTACTGGGGATGCAACCCGCAGGAGGCACACCCGAGACACAGGGCGAGATATGCACACAGCGTCAAAGGAATGTACAGACCAAATGGTAAGAAGGATCGAAAGGTATTTGTCATCGATGTCAGGGAGACAAAGACTGCGAAGGTCGCTGATGAGTTTGTCAAAATCGATCCAGGTTATGACTACATGGCATTCTCAGCACTTCGCACGATCCTTGCAGGACATGCTGATGTTGTTCCTGATACGGTCGGCGGAGTTGCAAAAGAGAAGCTTGTTGAGATGGTAGATGCAATGAAGTCCTGTGAGTTTGGAGTGATCTTTGGTGGTATGGGTCTGACCCAGACGAGGTGCAGGTACAAGAACCTTGAGAATGTGATCTCGCTCGTCGATGAACTCAACGCACATACAAAGTTCACACTGATCCCGATGAGGGGGCACTACAACGTCAACGGCTCAGGGCACACACTTGCATGGCTGACAGGCTATCCTTTTGCGATCGACTTTTCAAGAGGCTATGCGTGGTACAACCCGGGTGAAACCGCGTCAAACGATGTACTGTTGCGGCGCGAAGTCGATGCAATGATGGCGATCGCTGGAGACCCAGGCGCACATTTCCCTGGCGAGTCTTTGAGGCATATGGCAAAGATTCCACTGATTCAGATTGATCCTTATGCAAATCCAACCACGGAATTGGCTGATGTTGTGATTCCAACTGCTATATCGGGTGTTGAAGTTGATGGAACGGCTTACAGGATGGATGGTGTACCGATACGAACAAGAAAGGTTGTTGAGACCGAGTATCTCACCGATGAAGAGGTTCTTGAGAGGATACTTACAAGAGTCAGAGAACTTAAGGGAGGGAACTGAAGATGACGATTCTCATAAAGAATGGGGTTGTTTTTGATCCTGCACAGGGGATTGATGGCGAAAAGATGGATATTGCGATTGATGGGGACAAGTTCGTCGAGGATGTCTCATCTCCAGACGAGGTGATCGATGCCGGTGGCAGGATGGTTGTCCCTGGTGGCGTTGAACTTCACACCCATATCTCAGGCGGCAAGGTCAATGCAGGCAGAATAATGCGTCCAGAGGATGGGCGGAAGGGAAGAATACCAAGGGGAAAGCTCACAAGGGCATGCAGTGGTTTCAGCGTACTCAACACATTTGCAACCGCCTATACCTACGCAAGGATGGGGTACACAACGACGTTTGAGGCAGCAATGCCACCGCTTGTTGCGCGCCATACACATGAGGAGTTTGAGGACACACCGATAACAGACAAGGGTGCGCTCGTTCTGCTCGATAACAACTGGATGACGATTGAGTATGCAAAATCAGGAGACCTCGATAAGCTTGCAGCATACGTGAGCTGGATGTTCAACGCCTCGAAGGCTTACGGGATCAAAATCGTAAATCCAGGAGGCACGGAAGCATGGGGCTGGGGCAAGAACTGCTCGATCAATGATCCTGTCCCCCGCTTTGATGTCACACCAAAAGAGATCATAAAAGCGCTTGCACAGGTGAATGAAGATCTTGGGCTGCCACACTCGATCCACATCCACTGCAACGATCTTGGACATCCTGGAAACTTCGAGACCACGATTGAGACGTATGAGGCTTTGAAGAATATAAAATCGAGTTCTGACCGACAGGTTGTCCATGCAACACACACACAGTTCCATTCGTACGGTGGATCAAACTGGGGAGACTTTGAGTCAAAAGCAGACGCAATAGCGGATTATATTAACAAGAACGACCACGTCACGATCGATCTCGGAGTTGTGATGTTCTGTGATACCACCACGATGACAGCAGATGGTCCGATGGAGTACAGCCTCCACACACTCTCAAGGCGCAAGTGGAGCAACCATGACGTCGAACTTGAGACAGGTTCTGGTATCATACCTGTTGCGTATTCGCCAAAGATCGGTGTCAATGCGATCCAGTGGGCGATCGGACTCGAACTTGCACTGCTCATAGACGATCCATGGAAGGTGGTTTTAACGACCGATCATCCAAACGGCTGTCCATTCACGTTCTATCCTGAGATCATCGCACTCCTGATGAGTAAGGCAAAGCGTGAGAGCATGCTCGAAACGGTGAGTAAAGCTGTCGATAAACGTGCACTTATCGCAACGATCGATCGAGAACTTACATGGTCGGATATCATGACAATGACCCGCGCTGGACCTGCAAAGATTCTTGGGATGAGTGATACAAAAGGATCTCTTAAAGTTGGGGCAGATGCGGATCTTGCGATCTATGATATCATGCCAGAATCCTTCGATCCAACAAAAGACTACAAGACAATCGAGGATAAGCTGATGCGGACTGTGTACACGATTAAAGGTGGAGAGATCGTTGTAAGAGACGGTGAGATCACAGCAACACCGCATGGCAGGACATTCTGGGTAAATCCAGCTGGCAAGAAGGCAGAGGCTGCACGAGATGGGATGCTTGAAGATCTTGAGCGAATGTTTAGAGACTACTACACAGTCAGCATGGCGAACTACCCAGTACAGGATGAGTATATACCACACGGCGTTGAGATCAGGACGGAGGTGAACTAAATGCCAACGATTACACTCTCAATGAAGCAATCAATCACGGTTCCACTTGAAGCAGAAAATATAACTCCAGATAACCTTGCGGGCAAATCAGTTGATGAGATAAAGGCTGTTACAGTCTATCACGGAAACAGTGAGGCTGTAATCGGTGATTTTTTTGATGTAACCGTCGAGGGGTCGGGTAATGATCCTGCATCGACCGAGATCATCATGAAAGGGGATCTTACCCGTGTCAAGCGTATCGGTGAAGGCATGAGTGCTGGCTCGATTGTAATAGAGGGCGACTGTGATATGCACTGCGGTGCGTTCATGCGTGGCGGAAAGATCACTGTTAAGGGTAACGCTGATGCCTGGGCAGGGCGTGAGATGAGAGGCGGTGAGATCATCATCGAGGGTGATGCCGGCAATTACGTCGGTTCAGCGTATCGGGGTGAACTTACAGGCATGCGTGGCGGAAAGATCGTGGTTGAGGGGAACGCGGGTGATTACCTCGGTGAGCACCTCGGCGGCGGTGAGATCATCGTCAAAGGTAATACAGGCGTACTTCCAGGGCTTTCCATGACCGGTGGAAAGATCATAATCGAAGGAACTGCCACAATGCCAGGCGGTGAGATGACAAAAGGTGAGATCATCGTCAAAGGTGGTATCATCGATATGCTTCCAGGATTTAAGTTTGAGGGCGAGGAAGAGGTTGATGGTGCAACTTTAAAGAAATACACTGGCGATCTCGCAGTACGCGGTACAGGAAAGGGGATACTCCTTGTGGGGTAGTTCCCTTTTATTCTCTATTTTTTTTGAGGGGAGAATGTAATGCCGAGAAAGAGTGTTAAGTGTCCAGTCTGTGGAAAGAAGGTCGATGTATTTGGTGCTGATTCAAACTACATAAAACATGTGCAGAATGGAAGTGGTACGTTCTACCATGAGAAGTGTTTTGAGAAGCGGGAGATAGATTAAAGACCAGAACAGGCAATGACAGAAGAATTAAAGTAAGTTTTTGCTATCAGCCAGGTTGTGCTATTTGGGGGGAGATACGTGTGGGGGTAAGATAAGGAGAATTTGGGGCGCCGATGGCGGTCGTTTTGCAACTCCTTTGTCTACTTCGAAGTATGTTATATGAAATTGCTTGGCGGATGAACAATAAATTTAAAAGAAACAAAAGCTTATAGGTGAAAGTAATGAAAACGCTTTATGATACAAAACAAGCAACTTTGTTTGGTGAAAAGACTCTCGAACAAGAATACTTAGAGTTAATTAATGGTGAGTATGGCTTCTCTAAACAAATTGACATTTTAGATAAAATTGATTGGGATTTTAAAGATTTTAGTACTCAATATCTCACACACAAATTTCACTCATATCCTGCAAGATTTATACCTCAAATCCCTTTAACTTTTATTAAAATATTTACTAGAGAGGGAGATACGGTTTTAGATCCTATGTGTGGTTGTGGAACAACGCTGGTTGAAGCATTTCTAAACAATAGAAATTCCATCGGAAATGACTTTAATCCTCTTGCAGTTCTGATAAGTAAAGTAAAAACTACATTAATTGATGAGACTGAGTTTAGATATTTGAATAAAAAATTGGCTGTTATGAAACAAACGATATTTAGACTTAGATTATCGAAGAATCGAAAATAGAGTAGAGAATCTACCAAACAGAAAGATTAGTAAAATATTTAACAGAGTAATAATCTCAAAATTAGAGTCAATCCGTGAAACTTTATTGGAAGTTAAAGAAGAAGGACATGATAACTTATACGATTTTGGAAGAGTAGCCTTATCATCAACAATTTGGTCACTGGTAGAGAACGGAGATGGAATAGATGTTGATGATTTATTTTTGAAGAGAGTAAAATCTATGAGATGCGAATTAAATAAAATGGCTAAAGTTGTCAAAAAGGTCCCTAATGTAAGATTAATAAATGGTGATGCAAGAAAATTAGAAGTTGAAACTAATTCAATAGATCTCATAGTAACGTCCCCGCCATATGTAAATGCTTTAGATTACTATAGAGCACATATGTACAATATGCTTTGGTTAGGTATGGATTTTGATTTATTCAGAAAGCACGAAATTGGAGGGCATTCTCATTTTATAATCAACAGATTTAGATTGCTTTCTGAGTACTTAGGAGATATGCTCCGTTCAATGATAGAGATGAATAGAGTTTTGAAAAAAGATAAGTTATGTGTAATTGTGGTAGGTAATTCTAGTTTAGAATATGAATTAATTGAAAGTCACAAATTTTTTGCGGCAATGGCTAAGCATATAGGATTTGAACCAATAAAAACAATTTTTAGGAATATAGATAAAACAAAGAAATATACAAGTGCAGACATTGGGAAAATTGATGATGAGTATATATTAATAATGCAAAAAAATAATGATACAGAAGTTACAGCTGATGATGATAATTTCATTGCAGAAATCGTAAAACAACAAATGAATGGATTTAGAGAACAAATAAAGAGAATTCAGGGCACTTCAATTAGGGGAAGAAAGCCTACAAAAGAGAGATTGTTAAAAAATATTGATAAGATAAGTGAAGCAATAGAAACAATACCTCAAGACATCAAGATAAAGGGATGAAAATATGAAAAAATTGATTAGTAAAATAGTCCATTCTATTTTAACTGGCGAGGATTATCGTACTTATGTCCTCGCAACGATAAATAAAAGGTTTATTGACAAAGTGCAGGAGTTAACCACTGAGATTTTTGAATACAAAAGAAAAGGAGATGTTTGGCTAGAAAAACTATTGGATGACACCTATGAAAAGAAGGGAAAAGAGAATAAATTTAAACTCTTATGGTTTGGCGGATTAAATGATAAGACTGTAAAAAATATGACGGGGGGAACATCTAAAAAGGAAGTGTGTTTGGATCTGGGAAAAAAGAATATCGAAGCATTTAGATTATTGTTGAGTGAGATTGAAAGTAGCGAGAATCTTTATCAAATAAGGATAATAATTAAGAAAGATACCGAGCAAGTTGAGTTGGACGAAATAGAAAGTATAATTTTTGTTAATACTATCTCAGCAATGAAACTCACTATACAAGGAGGAGCTTGGAGCGAAGTGGGAAAGCAAACCGAAAAAAGCTTACTATTTACTATATTTCAATTGCTTAAAATTCCAGAAGAGGACTATGTTTTGATATTTGATGAGATGAAGAAAAAAGATTTAGTAGGCAATAGAGAAATTGATGCCATAATTTTTAATAGAGATAAAGAACCCCTGACTGTTGAATTGAAACTACTAGGAATAGGGAACCCTGAGATTGGGGATGAAGCACTTGCTAGAAAAGTAGATTTGTTTTTATAGTCTCCTGCAAAACTTTATCTACTATCCCATCTCATTCCCTCCTGTGAGGGGAGAACGAATATCAATCAGGAAGTTTGAAGAGGTTGGGTCACTGTTAAAGAGCGAGAAGGATCCAGTGGTGAAGCAAAAACTCTCTTTTCTCCTGTTTGCAGGAGAAGATTGTCTGTATTTTGAAAGAGCTGTTGAGGCGACCGGTATCGATATTACAACTGGCTACACATGGATAAGGATGTGGAATGATCTGGGATACGAAGGGCTTCTTTCAAGCCCAAATAAAGGAGGTAGACCTCCCAAGCTCACTGACGAAGATCTCGAAGATCTACGGAATATTCTGGAATCTAAGGATTACTGGACGACAAAAGAGGTAACAGTGCTCATCAAAGAGGTCTTCATGAAGAAACTATCAGAAGATCAGGTTAGACGCATTTTGAGGGATAAGCTGGGGATGAGACTATCAAAGCCATATCAACATGACTATAGAAGACCAGATAACGCCGAAGAGATCTTGAAAGATCGAGTGGAAGCAACTTTGAGTGAGCTTGAAACGAAAGGATACAAGAGGGAAGAAATAGCAATCGGGTTTGTAGATGAGAGTTCTCCTCAAAATACTGCCAATACGGTTAGGGTCTGGAGTTTTGGTAAGCCGCATATAAAAAAACACCACAAGGATGAGATCCAATGCGATGGGGTTCTATCCGATTAGAGGAGAAGAGGTGATAATTTTTCCTGAGAATTCAAAGATAGAGAGCTTCATTGACTTTTTGAGGGCGATACGGGCGGTTAATGATGATTACAAAGCGATTATCGTGGTACTCGATAACTTCAGCACGCACGTATCGAATAGGGTGAAAAAAGAGGCCGAGCAGCTCGGGATATATCTCGTTTACCTCCCACCATACTCGCCCGATCTCAATCCGATCGAGTTTGTATGGAAGAGCATCAAAAGAGTCATCTCGATTCTTTTTGTGGATAACGTAGAGGTTCTGAGGAGGATAATCGAAAGAACATTCAGTAGGCTTGCAGAGAGCTTATCATTTGCTAAGTCGTGGATAGAAAAATTCATCCCATCGTGGATTTAGTTTTGCGGGGGACTATAATTAGAAAAAACATAAAATTTACAAAAGCAGAATCTCCTGATTTTACTATTCATACAGAAAACAAGAATATTTTTATAGAATGTGGAAGTGCTCACTTATCTAAACCAA of the Candidatus Syntrophoarchaeum caldarius genome contains:
- a CDS encoding formylmethanofuran dehydrogenase subunit D, translating into MNEVILITGRTIAQGSNLENKMSDAYIDAAARCEMNENLLTRIGASVGDAVKVSTRFGEVVVNAEKDDGLPDGHIFIPMGPWANAIVDPDTGGVGTPAFKGVPANIEKTDEAVLSVKDLIARYREG
- a CDS encoding formylmethanofuran dehydrogenase subunit B, giving the protein MAAETVSNVVCPLCGCLCDDIEVIVENGKISNVKKACPLGKNKIMGHDRIKAPMIRENGEFKEVSYDDAIEKSAQILAQAKRPLLYGWASLICEAQRKGVELAEEIGALIDTTASVCHGSTVVGVQGRGAPGCTLGEVKNRADLVIYWGCNPQEAHPRHRARYAHSVKGMYRPNGKKDRKVFVIDVRETKTAKVADEFVKIDPGYDYMAFSALRTILAGHADVVPDTVGGVAKEKLVEMVDAMKSCEFGVIFGGMGLTQTRCRYKNLENVISLVDELNAHTKFTLIPMRGHYNVNGSGHTLAWLTGYPFAIDFSRGYAWYNPGETASNDVLLRREVDAMMAIAGDPGAHFPGESLRHMAKIPLIQIDPYANPTTELADVVIPTAISGVEVDGTAYRMDGVPIRTRKVVETEYLTDEEVLERILTRVRELKGGN
- a CDS encoding formylmethanofuran dehydrogenase subunit A gives rise to the protein MTILIKNGVVFDPAQGIDGEKMDIAIDGDKFVEDVSSPDEVIDAGGRMVVPGGVELHTHISGGKVNAGRIMRPEDGRKGRIPRGKLTRACSGFSVLNTFATAYTYARMGYTTTFEAAMPPLVARHTHEEFEDTPITDKGALVLLDNNWMTIEYAKSGDLDKLAAYVSWMFNASKAYGIKIVNPGGTEAWGWGKNCSINDPVPRFDVTPKEIIKALAQVNEDLGLPHSIHIHCNDLGHPGNFETTIETYEALKNIKSSSDRQVVHATHTQFHSYGGSNWGDFESKADAIADYINKNDHVTIDLGVVMFCDTTTMTADGPMEYSLHTLSRRKWSNHDVELETGSGIIPVAYSPKIGVNAIQWAIGLELALLIDDPWKVVLTTDHPNGCPFTFYPEIIALLMSKAKRESMLETVSKAVDKRALIATIDRELTWSDIMTMTRAGPAKILGMSDTKGSLKVGADADLAIYDIMPESFDPTKDYKTIEDKLMRTVYTIKGGEIVVRDGEITATPHGRTFWVNPAGKKAEAARDGMLEDLERMFRDYYTVSMANYPVQDEYIPHGVEIRTEVN
- a CDS encoding formylmethanofuran dehydrogenase subunit C, which produces MPTITLSMKQSITVPLEAENITPDNLAGKSVDEIKAVTVYHGNSEAVIGDFFDVTVEGSGNDPASTEIIMKGDLTRVKRIGEGMSAGSIVIEGDCDMHCGAFMRGGKITVKGNADAWAGREMRGGEIIIEGDAGNYVGSAYRGELTGMRGGKIVVEGNAGDYLGEHLGGGEIIVKGNTGVLPGLSMTGGKIIIEGTATMPGGEMTKGEIIVKGGIIDMLPGFKFEGEEEVDGATLKKYTGDLAVRGTGKGILLVG
- a CDS encoding DNA methyltransferase translates to MKTLYDTKQATLFGEKTLEQEYLELINGEYGFSKQIDILDKIDWDFKDFSTQYLTHKFHSYPARFIPQIPLTFIKIFTREGDTVLDPMCGCGTTLVEAFLNNRNSIGNDFNPLAVLISKVKTTLIDETEFRYLNKKLAVMKQTIFRLRLSKNRK
- a CDS encoding DNA methylase N-4/N-6 domain protein, which translates into the protein MEVKEEGHDNLYDFGRVALSSTIWSLVENGDGIDVDDLFLKRVKSMRCELNKMAKVVKKVPNVRLINGDARKLEVETNSIDLIVTSPPYVNALDYYRAHMYNMLWLGMDFDLFRKHEIGGHSHFIINRFRLLSEYLGDMLRSMIEMNRVLKKDKLCVIVVGNSSLEYELIESHKFFAAMAKHIGFEPIKTIFRNIDKTKKYTSADIGKIDDEYILIMQKNNDTEVTADDDNFIAEIVKQQMNGFREQIKRIQGTSIRGRKPTKERLLKNIDKISEAIETIPQDIKIKG
- a CDS encoding type II restriction endonuclease yields the protein MKKLISKIVHSILTGEDYRTYVLATINKRFIDKVQELTTEIFEYKRKGDVWLEKLLDDTYEKKGKENKFKLLWFGGLNDKTVKNMTGGTSKKEVCLDLGKKNIEAFRLLLSEIESSENLYQIRIIIKKDTEQVELDEIESIIFVNTISAMKLTIQGGAWSEVGKQTEKSLLFTIFQLLKIPEEDYVLIFDEMKKKDLVGNREIDAIIFNRDKEPLTVELKLLGIGNPEIGDEALARKVDLFL
- a CDS encoding transposase, which produces MRGERISIRKFEEVGSLLKSEKDPVVKQKLSFLLFAGEDCLYFERAVEATGIDITTGYTWIRMWNDLGYEGLLSSPNKGGRPPKLTDEDLEDLRNILESKDYWTTKEVTVLIKEVFMKKLSEDQVRRILRDKLGMRLSKPYQHDYRRPDNAEEILKDRVEATLSELETKGYKREEIAIGFVDESSPQNTANTVRVWSFGKPHIKKHHKDEIQCDGVLSD
- a CDS encoding Transposase codes for the protein MGFYPIRGEEVIIFPENSKIESFIDFLRAIRAVNDDYKAIIVVLDNFSTHVSNRVKKEAEQLGIYLVYLPPYSPDLNPIEFVWKSIKRVISILFVDNVEVLRRIIERTFSRLAESLSFAKSWIEKFIPSWI